Proteins encoded together in one Drosophila suzukii unplaced genomic scaffold, CBGP_Dsuzu_IsoJpt1.0 scf_7, whole genome shotgun sequence window:
- the LOC118878427 gene encoding uncharacterized protein, whose product MDTIAADNYTASELRCWLEKLGLPKSGTKATLAARLNGVPPEARGDCPVLDPKDMTDIEAGPEERSNSAAVQGTDQDDVGATSLDAQNNDETANNNMCVPEISMQLESLKRHLEVVQLENEFLKLEVSRRQPLNRVTAPSTSNLPEIQNNVSTPNQTNVTLSDLENIVAEAARPNTAIFNNNSLVTMVKEMLPPFDGAVNSKVPVNTWIAQLNAIIKMYKLSEDITRILVMSKLKDRAQIWLHSSENFLSLPVQDLLTQLAEAFQSKESKIMSGRKFQERKWQPAEDFATYFNDKTLLAAHIRIDDEELIDSIIEGIPDTLLRQQAHMHCFNSSAQLLQAFSKVTLRKPSLAFGRHKDVSGNQPGPAVRCFNCNSVGHFAADCRKPKRAYGACYGCGSLEHLISHCNEKKNATKNEYNA is encoded by the exons ATGGACACCATCGCTGCAGACAACTACACAGCATCAGAACTTCGATGTTGGCTGGAAAAACTTGGGTTGCCGAAAAGCGGCACCAAGGCAACACTAGCAGCGCGGTTGAATGGTGTGCCCCCCGAAGCCCGAGGAGATTGTCCAGTACTGGACCCGAAGGACATGACCGACATTGAAGCTGGGCCTGAGGAAAGGTCAAATAGTGCTGCAGTTCAAGGAACCGATCAGGACGATGTCGGGGCTACATCGCTGGATGCCCAAAACAACGACGAAACcgccaacaacaacatgtGCGTTCCAGAAATTTCCATGCAATTGGAATCTCTGAAGCGCCATTTAGAAGTCGTCCAATTGGAAAATGAGTTTCTCAAATTGGAAGTTTCCCGGCGTCAGCCATTGAATAGAGTGACCGCACCTTCGACGAGCAATTTGCCAGAAATCCAGAACAATGTTTCCACACCAAATCAAACCAATGTCACCCTATCGGATTTGGAGAATATTGTTGCAGAGGCTGCCAGGCCTAATACAGCCATTTTTAACAACAATTCTTTGGTGACCATGGTTAAGGAAATGCTTCCACCTTTCGACGGTGCTGTTAACAGCAAAGTGCCAGTTAACACGTGGATCGCACAGCTCAACGCGATCATAAAAATGTACAAGCTGAGTGAAGACATAACGCGCATACTGGTTATGTCAAAGTTGAAAGACCGCGCTCAAATTTGGTTGCACTCTTCTGAGAACTTTCTGTCCTTGCCAGTCCAGGACCTGTTAACTCAACTCGCAGAGGCTTTTCAGTCAAAAGAGAGCAAGATAATGTCCGGACGCAAGTTCCAGGAGCGAAAGTGGCAACCAGCTGAAGACTTTGCTACGTACTTCAACGACAAGACCCTGTTGGCTGCACACATCCGGATAGACGACGAGGAATTAATCGACAGTATCATCGAAGGAATACCGGATACTCTTCTACGGCAACAGGCACACATGCACTGTTTTAATTCGTCTGCCCAGCTGTTGCAGGCATTCTCCAAAGTAACATTGCGGAAACCATCTCTCGCATTTGGACGCCACAAAGACGTTTCCGGAAATCAGCCCGGACCCGCTGTAAGATGCTTCAACTGTAACTCCGTGGGCCATTTCGCGGCCGACTGCCGCAAGCCTAAGCGCGCGTACGGCGCTTGCTACGGTTGTGGAAGCTTGGAGCACCTAATATCTCATTGCAACGAGAAGAAGAACGCAACCAAAAATGAATAT AATGCCTAA
- the LOC108013786 gene encoding uncharacterized protein isoform X2, which yields MHSVGIHSAMAIKRQRKRRDEQKRARERRYSTQSSESGETFHSPTGSVRRKYHLPHHAIKPGTGMLDSQVVTSIGMLHIGIVFVVFGVFLCGAGIIPDETMSWNVFSSSSAWWNEVTCTGLFSFGLGLFLLILNCLISRKEEEDLEDYVHRQLTRSRSGHRLERDVETGVLTTRHARKAVALQQSGRQNSPTDVAVVNCGSTETICNGTIVGRNGLKSSDVILEKIVEEETNYLNDRSAGISPIEIENDTKQLLGRESINDVINITRI from the exons ATGCATTCAGTGGGTATACATTCCGCAATGGCCATTAAGCGGCAAAGAAAACGACGAGATGAACAAAAAAGAGCACGAGAAAGGCGTTATAGCACGCAAAGTTCCGAGAGTGGCGAAACATTTCATTCACCAACGGGATCCGTGAGACGCAAATATCATCTTCCCCATCATGCAATAAAGCCCGGAACTGGAATGCTTGACAGCCAG gTAGTTACTAGTATTGGAATGTTGCATATTGGAATTGTGTTCGTTGTATTTGGAGTTTTTCTTTGCGGAGCTGGTATTATTCCAGATGAAACTATGTCTTGGAATGTATTTA GTTCTAGCTCAGCATGGTGGAATGAAGTGACCTGTACTGGCTTATTTTCCTTCGGATTGGGactatttttattaattttaaattgtctTATAAGTCGAAAAGAAGAGGAGGACCTTGAAGACTACGTGCATCGTCAGCTGACTCGATCTCGTTCCG GACACCGACTTGAGCGCGATGTAGAAACAGGAGTACTGACCACGCGTCATGCTCGAAAAGCGGTTGCCTTACAACAAAGTGGGCGGCAGAACTCTCCCACAGATGTAGCTGTCGTAAATTGCGGCTCTACAGAAACAATATGCAATGGAACAATAGTTGGACGAAATG gATTAAAAAGCTCTGATGTCATTCTTGAAAAAATTGTGGAGGAGGAGACTAATTATTTAAATGACCGTAGTGCTGGAAtatcaccgattgaaatagaAAATGATACCAAGCAGCTGTTAGGAAGAGAATCTATAAATGatgtaataaatataacaCGAATATga
- the LOC108013786 gene encoding uncharacterized protein isoform X1, giving the protein MDGQTKMARSRIKMHSVGIHSAMAIKRQRKRRDEQKRARERRYSTQSSESGETFHSPTGSVRRKYHLPHHAIKPGTGMLDSQVVTSIGMLHIGIVFVVFGVFLCGAGIIPDETMSWNVFSSSSAWWNEVTCTGLFSFGLGLFLLILNCLISRKEEEDLEDYVHRQLTRSRSGHRLERDVETGVLTTRHARKAVALQQSGRQNSPTDVAVVNCGSTETICNGTIVGRNGLKSSDVILEKIVEEETNYLNDRSAGISPIEIENDTKQLLGRESINDVINITRI; this is encoded by the exons GAATAAAAATGCATTCAGTGGGTATACATTCCGCAATGGCCATTAAGCGGCAAAGAAAACGACGAGATGAACAAAAAAGAGCACGAGAAAGGCGTTATAGCACGCAAAGTTCCGAGAGTGGCGAAACATTTCATTCACCAACGGGATCCGTGAGACGCAAATATCATCTTCCCCATCATGCAATAAAGCCCGGAACTGGAATGCTTGACAGCCAG gTAGTTACTAGTATTGGAATGTTGCATATTGGAATTGTGTTCGTTGTATTTGGAGTTTTTCTTTGCGGAGCTGGTATTATTCCAGATGAAACTATGTCTTGGAATGTATTTA GTTCTAGCTCAGCATGGTGGAATGAAGTGACCTGTACTGGCTTATTTTCCTTCGGATTGGGactatttttattaattttaaattgtctTATAAGTCGAAAAGAAGAGGAGGACCTTGAAGACTACGTGCATCGTCAGCTGACTCGATCTCGTTCCG GACACCGACTTGAGCGCGATGTAGAAACAGGAGTACTGACCACGCGTCATGCTCGAAAAGCGGTTGCCTTACAACAAAGTGGGCGGCAGAACTCTCCCACAGATGTAGCTGTCGTAAATTGCGGCTCTACAGAAACAATATGCAATGGAACAATAGTTGGACGAAATG gATTAAAAAGCTCTGATGTCATTCTTGAAAAAATTGTGGAGGAGGAGACTAATTATTTAAATGACCGTAGTGCTGGAAtatcaccgattgaaatagaAAATGATACCAAGCAGCTGTTAGGAAGAGAATCTATAAATGatgtaataaatataacaCGAATATga